The following proteins come from a genomic window of Terribacillus aidingensis:
- a CDS encoding DUF445 family protein — translation MNSGDIWLILSMALIGALIGGITNYLAIKMLFKPHRAIYIGKWRVPFTPGLIPKRRSDLARSLGKTVVDHLLTPKGMQARLVDEGFQLKVNSWAKREVFRFLRSERTLRQLLLDFNVDVDTDILHKKTAELLKTQLEKQAERELGSLLPEELKEKTEAAADRAAMHIQQMLAAYMDSYDGRRKIQELVQSFLQGRGFLGSMLSSFMDPSSAVDKIQPVIIESVGSEGTRRWLQQLLTSELNKLMSKTVGDVTETIGLETVEEAIQQVVRKSIPFDELLDTPIQVYTKDIQDHVIEEKLTILVGRVLQRLSEQVPVIMEQLELSKMVEKEVSGFPLERVEELVLAISNKEFKLITYLGFLLGGIIGIVQGVIALFI, via the coding sequence ATGAATAGTGGAGATATTTGGTTGATTTTATCCATGGCGCTTATTGGTGCCTTGATTGGCGGTATCACGAATTACTTAGCGATAAAGATGCTGTTTAAGCCTCATCGCGCTATATATATAGGGAAGTGGCGAGTTCCATTTACTCCGGGATTAATACCAAAACGCAGAAGTGACTTGGCCCGTTCGCTTGGAAAAACGGTCGTTGACCATCTTCTTACGCCGAAGGGCATGCAAGCAAGGCTGGTTGATGAAGGCTTCCAATTGAAGGTCAACAGTTGGGCAAAACGTGAAGTGTTCCGTTTTTTGCGTTCAGAACGAACATTGCGTCAGCTGCTGTTAGATTTTAATGTAGATGTGGATACGGATATTTTGCACAAAAAGACTGCTGAATTACTAAAAACACAGCTGGAAAAACAAGCAGAAAGAGAACTAGGCAGCTTGTTGCCAGAAGAATTGAAAGAAAAGACAGAGGCTGCTGCTGACAGAGCAGCAATGCATATTCAGCAGATGCTCGCAGCTTATATGGATAGCTACGATGGCCGTCGCAAAATACAGGAGCTTGTCCAAAGCTTTCTGCAAGGCAGGGGTTTTCTTGGCAGTATGCTGTCCTCTTTTATGGATCCTAGCAGTGCAGTCGATAAAATTCAGCCTGTTATCATCGAATCTGTCGGGTCAGAAGGCACCCGCCGCTGGCTGCAGCAGCTGCTTACTAGTGAGCTGAATAAGCTGATGAGCAAGACAGTAGGCGATGTAACGGAAACAATTGGTCTAGAAACAGTGGAAGAGGCTATTCAGCAAGTGGTTAGGAAATCGATCCCATTTGATGAGCTGCTAGACACACCAATCCAAGTGTATACGAAAGATATTCAAGACCATGTAATAGAAGAAAAGCTGACCATACTTGTCGGACGAGTTCTCCAGCGTCTATCTGAGCAGGTGCCGGTCATCATGGAACAATTGGAGCTTTCCAAGATGGTCGAGAAAGAAGTATCCGGTTTTCCTCTGGAACGAGTGGAAGAGCTTGTCCTGGCTATCTCTAATAAAGAATTCAAGCTGATCACATACCTCGGATTCCTGTTGGGTGGTATCATCGGGATCGTTCAGGGAGTTATCGCGCTTTTTATCTGA
- a CDS encoding YlbF family regulator, with the protein MANMYDHAYDLEKAIRESDEFKGLKAAYDTVMNDPSSKQMFENFRNIQLELQQKQMQGQEITEEEVQKAQSVVQVVQQDEQIAKLMEQEQRLNIAINDISRIITKPLEELYGQPEA; encoded by the coding sequence ATGGCTAATATGTACGATCATGCGTATGACTTAGAAAAAGCAATCCGTGAAAGTGATGAATTCAAAGGCTTGAAAGCCGCTTATGATACGGTAATGAACGATCCATCTTCCAAGCAGATGTTCGAAAACTTCCGTAACATCCAACTTGAATTGCAGCAAAAACAAATGCAAGGACAGGAAATTACAGAAGAAGAAGTTCAAAAAGCACAAAGCGTAGTTCAAGTAGTGCAGCAGGACGAACAAATTGCAAAATTGATGGAACAAGAACAGCGTCTGAACATCGCAATCAATGATATCAGCAGAATCATCACGAAACCTTTGGAAGAGCTTTACGGACAGCCAGAGGCGTAA
- a CDS encoding MFS transporter, whose amino-acid sequence MRWKDWDRNLKIRLLGEAMMNFLFWAYFPFMTIFFQDAFGKDRAGWLLMLSQALSVLASLVGGYCADRFGRRRMMSIAVAGQSVTFLVFAYANSPWLTSSALTFLAFSFLGIWSALYWPASHAMVADVVKEKDRTAVFAVFYTSLNIAVVVGPLIGTVLFYSYRFQMLLAGFLLTAILFVIMQVFIRETVPEKKQEKADHAAWYKAVWKELQTYRIIAKDRTFLLFIVAGVLVAQTFMQLDILIAVYTSEVITNQTVFALGDFRIEVDGKQAFSLILALNGLLVAIFTVFTSKFVTKFRIARVFVASSIAYAAGIWLYGMTESFWIFVVAIILFTIGELMVVGLQESFVASLATEESRGQYFSAASLRFTLGKLLAPLSLVLVSYMSYQLTFTILALLALVSAFVYNAMFKRYQKEQRAAS is encoded by the coding sequence ATGAGATGGAAGGATTGGGATCGCAATTTAAAGATCCGCTTGCTTGGGGAAGCAATGATGAATTTTCTATTCTGGGCCTACTTCCCGTTCATGACGATCTTTTTCCAAGATGCTTTCGGGAAGGACAGAGCTGGATGGCTGCTCATGTTATCTCAAGCGCTTTCCGTACTTGCAAGCTTAGTAGGGGGATATTGTGCTGACCGCTTTGGCCGAAGAAGGATGATGAGTATTGCGGTTGCCGGTCAATCCGTCACCTTCCTCGTGTTTGCATACGCCAATTCACCGTGGCTGACATCATCAGCCTTGACTTTCCTTGCATTTAGCTTCCTTGGTATTTGGAGTGCGTTGTATTGGCCAGCATCACATGCGATGGTAGCCGATGTGGTTAAGGAGAAAGATCGAACTGCCGTTTTCGCGGTCTTCTATACAAGCCTCAATATAGCTGTAGTGGTAGGGCCGTTGATTGGGACCGTTTTATTTTATTCGTACCGTTTTCAAATGCTGCTGGCTGGTTTCCTGCTTACTGCCATTTTATTTGTCATTATGCAAGTCTTCATTCGTGAAACAGTGCCGGAGAAGAAACAAGAGAAAGCAGATCATGCAGCATGGTATAAAGCTGTCTGGAAAGAACTCCAGACATATCGCATCATTGCTAAAGACCGAACTTTCCTCCTTTTCATCGTGGCGGGTGTGCTGGTTGCGCAGACGTTCATGCAGCTGGATATCCTGATAGCTGTTTATACCAGCGAAGTCATTACCAATCAAACCGTTTTTGCACTTGGTGATTTCCGCATAGAGGTGGATGGAAAACAAGCATTTTCACTTATCCTGGCTTTAAATGGTTTGTTAGTAGCTATATTCACAGTATTTACATCCAAGTTTGTCACCAAATTCCGGATTGCCCGAGTGTTTGTCGCATCAAGCATTGCCTATGCTGCAGGTATATGGCTTTACGGGATGACGGAGAGCTTCTGGATTTTTGTGGTAGCAATCATTCTCTTTACAATCGGGGAGCTTATGGTAGTTGGCTTGCAGGAAAGTTTTGTCGCCTCGCTGGCCACAGAGGAAAGCAGGGGGCAATACTTTTCCGCAGCAAGTCTTCGCTTCACACTTGGGAAGCTGCTTGCGCCGCTTAGCCTTGTGCTCGTCAGCTATATGAGCTATCAGCTCACATTCACGATTCTTGCTTTGCTAGCTCTAGTGAGTGCCTTCGTCTATAACGCGATGTTCAAACGCTACCAGAAGGAACAGCGGGCAGCGTCCTGA
- a CDS encoding sporulation YhaL family protein, which produces MPDIPLWVMLIFLCMIGSGFMAFRTQRHDYQTEKQFIEREGNVYMERIEEEKARRAVKK; this is translated from the coding sequence ATGCCGGATATTCCATTGTGGGTCATGCTCATTTTTCTTTGCATGATCGGCAGCGGCTTCATGGCATTCCGGACGCAACGGCATGATTATCAAACAGAGAAGCAGTTCATCGAGCGGGAAGGAAATGTTTATATGGAGCGTATCGAGGAAGAAAAAGCGAGACGTGCAGTTAAAAAGTAA
- a CDS encoding DNA repair exonuclease has product MLPKLTFIHAADLHLDSQMEGLTAAHPAMKSRLQESTFQALKQLVQCAISEKVDFILLAGDIFDANRQSLKALVALREACKELQEHCIDVYMQYGNHDFTGKQPMMSYPDNVHIFQSEKVETFFHEKNGEPAAAIHGFSYTTRHIKSRKALEYEAKGEGIYQIGMLHGSLGTGGDADVYAPFSVDELKHTGFDYWALGHIHKREVLSEQPPIVYPGNIQGRHRKESGEKGCYLVELKGQSCVMSFLPLQDIRFETVDVDVKEGSALYDVEQILLESCLRWEEAFGDAVLHVIFHGPAHLLMRWSQEEHLEELLEIINEQQQNLGSQLVLAGFTVQATLDMKEDLLLERNDFTAALYTTSYSADEMTRSLEELMGNRQYRKIQQFYSEEELQELLGEAKQLLLQTLLEVE; this is encoded by the coding sequence ATGCTGCCTAAACTAACATTCATTCATGCTGCCGATCTTCATCTGGATAGCCAAATGGAAGGATTGACTGCTGCGCATCCTGCTATGAAAAGCCGGCTGCAGGAAAGCACTTTCCAAGCCTTGAAACAGCTTGTACAATGTGCAATATCGGAAAAAGTGGATTTTATCTTACTGGCTGGAGATATCTTTGATGCCAACAGACAATCTCTAAAAGCACTTGTAGCCTTGCGCGAAGCCTGTAAAGAGTTGCAAGAGCACTGTATTGATGTGTACATGCAGTATGGAAATCATGATTTTACAGGAAAACAGCCAATGATGAGTTACCCGGACAATGTACATATTTTTCAATCCGAAAAAGTGGAAACATTCTTCCATGAGAAGAATGGTGAGCCAGCAGCGGCGATCCACGGGTTCAGTTATACGACAAGACATATTAAATCTCGAAAGGCACTGGAGTACGAAGCCAAAGGAGAAGGGATTTACCAGATAGGCATGCTCCATGGCAGTCTGGGGACAGGCGGAGATGCGGATGTCTATGCTCCCTTCAGCGTAGATGAGCTGAAACATACCGGCTTTGATTATTGGGCGCTTGGGCATATACATAAACGCGAGGTATTGTCAGAGCAGCCGCCTATTGTATACCCGGGGAATATTCAGGGCAGACATCGCAAAGAGTCTGGGGAGAAAGGCTGCTATTTGGTGGAGTTGAAGGGCCAATCCTGTGTTATGTCATTTCTTCCCTTGCAGGATATCCGATTTGAAACAGTGGACGTGGATGTCAAAGAAGGATCAGCATTATATGATGTGGAACAGATTTTGCTGGAAAGCTGTCTCCGATGGGAGGAAGCATTTGGGGATGCTGTACTTCACGTGATATTCCATGGTCCTGCTCATCTATTGATGCGATGGAGCCAGGAGGAGCACTTGGAGGAGCTGCTTGAAATTATCAATGAGCAGCAGCAGAATCTGGGCAGCCAGCTTGTACTTGCGGGTTTCACTGTACAGGCAACCCTTGACATGAAGGAAGACCTGCTTCTGGAACGTAACGACTTCACTGCAGCGCTGTACACCACTTCCTATTCAGCGGATGAAATGACACGCAGTTTGGAGGAGTTGATGGGAAATCGTCAATACCGTAAGATCCAGCAGTTTTATTCTGAGGAAGAATTACAGGAGTTGCTTGGGGAAGCGAAACAACTGCTGCTCCAAACTTTATTGGAGGTAGAATAA
- a CDS encoding GbsR/MarR family transcriptional regulator — MPSNEENWAKYEESIEKFIQVIAKNMNLYGITSSVGRLYGALYFADRPMTLDDMRDALEMSKTSMSTGVRALAEMKMVEPAYKKGMRKDLYKSEEDWYKSFTSLFGNKWEKSTQSNLEEAEETIEELKHLKEDVEDPELIERIDKDIDRLQYARDYYTWLLQFINVVESGEIFKYVPKPPKR, encoded by the coding sequence GTGCCGAGTAACGAAGAAAATTGGGCTAAATACGAGGAATCTATCGAAAAATTCATACAGGTCATTGCCAAGAATATGAATTTATATGGAATCACCTCATCTGTTGGCCGGCTATATGGTGCGCTTTATTTTGCGGATCGACCAATGACATTGGATGATATGAGAGATGCTTTGGAGATGAGTAAAACAAGCATGTCAACAGGAGTCAGGGCATTAGCTGAGATGAAAATGGTAGAGCCTGCATATAAAAAAGGTATGCGGAAGGATCTATATAAATCGGAGGAAGACTGGTACAAATCTTTTACGTCACTCTTCGGAAATAAGTGGGAGAAAAGTACGCAATCGAATCTGGAGGAAGCTGAGGAGACGATTGAGGAACTGAAGCATTTGAAGGAAGATGTTGAGGATCCAGAATTAATTGAGAGAATCGACAAAGATATTGACCGTCTTCAATATGCTCGCGATTATTACACGTGGCTCCTGCAGTTCATCAATGTGGTCGAATCAGGAGAAATATTCAAATACGTTCCAAAGCCGCCAAAGAGATAA
- the yhaM gene encoding 3'-5' exoribonuclease YhaM, which translates to MKKGIGYFQVGDKFDSFLLIKQADKAIASNGKAFMTLILGDDTGDIEAKLWDASPADEQRYQAGHVIKVQGEVNAFRGRLQLKIQAIRVAEPNDGVHAHDFVKRAPLSKEQLLEELTSFIFDMENPNLQRITRYFLSNYQEQLLAYPAAVRNHHEFVSGLAFHVVSMLRIARELKNLYPEINKDLLYAGIILHDIGKLRELSGATNPTYTVEGKLLGHISIMSDEIAQAARELQIEAEEVMILQHMILSHHGKGEWGSPKPPLVREAELLHMIDLIDAKMNTLQRVMDKVAPGDFSERVFSLENRSFYKPAFERE; encoded by the coding sequence TTGAAAAAAGGTATTGGGTATTTTCAGGTAGGCGATAAATTCGATAGCTTTCTGCTGATTAAACAAGCAGACAAAGCTATTGCAAGTAATGGTAAAGCTTTTATGACACTGATATTAGGTGATGATACCGGGGATATCGAGGCGAAGCTATGGGATGCATCACCTGCGGATGAACAGCGCTATCAGGCTGGCCATGTAATTAAAGTCCAAGGTGAGGTAAACGCATTCCGCGGTCGTCTGCAGCTTAAAATACAGGCTATTCGGGTGGCAGAACCGAATGATGGAGTCCATGCGCATGACTTTGTCAAGCGGGCGCCGCTTTCGAAGGAACAGCTGCTGGAAGAATTGACATCATTCATATTTGATATGGAGAATCCGAATTTACAGCGAATTACGAGGTATTTTCTATCCAATTATCAAGAGCAGCTGCTTGCTTATCCGGCGGCAGTACGTAATCATCACGAATTTGTTTCCGGGCTGGCTTTCCATGTTGTATCGATGCTACGGATTGCTCGCGAATTGAAAAATCTGTATCCGGAGATCAATAAGGATTTGCTTTATGCAGGAATCATTCTTCATGATATCGGTAAATTACGGGAACTCTCAGGTGCAACGAATCCGACTTATACGGTAGAAGGTAAGCTGCTTGGTCACATTTCGATCATGTCAGATGAAATCGCCCAGGCCGCCAGAGAATTGCAAATCGAGGCAGAAGAAGTGATGATTTTACAGCATATGATCTTAAGCCACCATGGCAAAGGGGAATGGGGCAGTCCGAAGCCGCCGCTCGTGCGTGAAGCTGAGCTTCTGCATATGATCGACCTGATTGATGCGAAAATGAATACACTGCAGCGCGTCATGGATAAAGTAGCGCCGGGAGACTTTTCGGAGCGCGTCTTCTCTTTGGAGAACCGCAGCTTTTATAAACCTGCTTTCGAGCGCGAGTGA
- a CDS encoding AAA family ATPase, whose product MQISSGHIYDFGKWHDYTFDFQESSLVIIQGENEAGKSTLKAFLIYILFGMRTRELDSYKPRTGGTPGGRLTLRLPGGQAVVERILDRHNGEAVCYIGSEQKDQQWLEDQLGGMDASVFRQVFTLDTEALVSLQLTDKEHLGQVLLDAGQTGSADVHKLEKKLQQELQQLFRPQGRKPRINAMLHTVSEQERLVQELTDKEAAYQPDKEKLRATLEKTNELQNHKAELRAKIRVQKQVLQAIPWQKKAAFAKEQLKQLEHVEGFPSEGFEQMQKIQYQLQTLEAQYHVHKKESALIQKDLVSTKEQLLKDDLYKELYELGARTDWTAVKKRIELLEEERDKLRNQLARVHLSYPYPEYFAWNSHMAEASEEWRPLQEKMMILQAESKRIHQSIAEKRQEIDKMDHLQNRIHQSLLSEKEYRELHNKNDRKHRGNDLRKRTISPIILLVVFAGLLSGIGILTANWLLAGSGIFLLVGAGLNWRLGLQPGGHSESSSYISEKLTEQKELRVRWRQLEEQRHPLEVQLMELQQEQSEQVIRREYLEQQIAIQIEKFPFLTDVPLVYWEKAVHEWKAKEQLADTQNRVKRELEEEQQRYTDSIDRLGDIMGVTIGVRPEEIIEQAEYVIESQQKLRHAKEQLFERQQEIQRYLQELDKKLKPLQEQKAILLEEGGANDYHHFLHAAEQYRKRKQLLEELEHFHVQVRAILPDGKYSSVEVEYEQDRVEQVIAKLETEQEAVEEELDKCRQHAATLQVKLADLESDTTASAAYHELQRQKQVLTAAGRKWAVRKLAYDMLSQTKRTFQEERFPKVLREASSLFSQVADQYGGLALTEAGSLVVKDRYSRDIALGQLSRGTIEQLYLCMRLALSRHLGMQQSFPLLIDDAFSHTDIERRGRFLPILQAAADVQQIILFTWEEPAPEWTQQSKLLQLEKTQKTGSL is encoded by the coding sequence GTGCAAATCAGCAGCGGACATATTTATGATTTCGGTAAATGGCATGATTATACTTTCGATTTCCAAGAGAGCTCTCTTGTGATCATCCAGGGGGAGAATGAGGCTGGTAAGTCCACATTAAAAGCTTTTCTTATCTACATATTATTTGGGATGCGTACGCGGGAACTGGATTCTTATAAACCAAGGACAGGGGGTACTCCAGGCGGAAGACTCACTCTCCGTTTACCTGGTGGACAAGCAGTTGTCGAAAGGATCCTGGATCGGCATAATGGTGAAGCTGTCTGCTATATAGGTTCTGAACAAAAAGATCAGCAGTGGCTGGAGGACCAGCTTGGCGGTATGGATGCTTCCGTATTCCGCCAGGTTTTCACATTGGATACGGAAGCACTTGTTTCTTTGCAGCTGACAGACAAAGAACATCTGGGACAAGTCCTATTGGATGCAGGTCAGACAGGATCAGCAGATGTTCATAAGCTGGAGAAAAAGCTGCAGCAGGAATTGCAGCAGCTATTCCGTCCTCAAGGAAGGAAGCCGAGAATCAATGCTATGCTGCATACCGTCTCAGAACAGGAACGCCTTGTACAAGAGCTAACAGACAAGGAAGCGGCTTATCAGCCGGATAAAGAGAAACTGCGCGCAACACTTGAAAAAACAAATGAACTGCAAAATCACAAGGCAGAGCTTCGCGCTAAGATCCGTGTCCAGAAACAAGTACTGCAAGCTATTCCATGGCAAAAGAAGGCCGCTTTCGCGAAGGAACAGCTGAAGCAGCTCGAACATGTGGAAGGTTTTCCTTCTGAAGGATTCGAACAGATGCAGAAGATCCAGTATCAGCTTCAGACTTTGGAAGCTCAATATCATGTCCACAAGAAGGAATCTGCTTTAATACAAAAGGATTTGGTGTCGACAAAAGAGCAGTTGTTGAAAGATGACTTGTACAAGGAATTGTATGAACTGGGTGCCAGGACAGACTGGACAGCTGTGAAGAAACGTATCGAGCTATTGGAGGAAGAGCGTGATAAACTTCGAAATCAGTTAGCTCGTGTGCATCTCAGCTATCCGTATCCAGAATATTTTGCCTGGAATTCACATATGGCGGAAGCCTCCGAGGAATGGCGTCCGCTTCAGGAAAAAATGATGATTTTGCAGGCAGAGAGTAAGCGAATTCACCAGTCTATCGCTGAGAAGAGACAGGAAATAGATAAAATGGATCATCTGCAAAATAGGATCCATCAGAGTTTGCTTTCAGAAAAGGAATATAGGGAACTTCACAACAAGAATGACAGAAAACATAGAGGAAATGATTTACGTAAGAGAACAATTTCACCTATTATCCTTTTGGTTGTTTTTGCAGGGCTATTAAGTGGTATTGGTATTTTGACTGCAAATTGGCTCTTAGCTGGAAGTGGTATTTTTCTGCTGGTTGGTGCTGGTTTGAATTGGCGTCTTGGACTTCAGCCCGGAGGTCATTCTGAGAGCTCTTCCTATATATCCGAAAAACTCACAGAACAGAAAGAGTTGCGAGTCCGCTGGCGTCAATTGGAGGAGCAGCGTCACCCGTTGGAAGTACAGCTTATGGAGTTACAGCAAGAACAGTCTGAGCAAGTAATAAGGAGAGAGTATCTGGAGCAACAGATAGCTATTCAGATAGAGAAATTTCCTTTCTTAACGGACGTGCCACTAGTGTATTGGGAGAAAGCGGTTCACGAGTGGAAAGCAAAAGAGCAGCTGGCAGATACGCAGAACAGGGTAAAGCGAGAGCTTGAAGAGGAGCAGCAGCGCTATACGGATTCTATTGACCGGCTGGGTGACATAATGGGTGTAACAATTGGTGTACGGCCAGAGGAAATAATAGAGCAAGCAGAATATGTAATCGAGTCACAGCAAAAGCTAAGACACGCAAAAGAACAGCTTTTTGAACGACAGCAGGAGATACAGCGGTATTTACAAGAGCTGGATAAGAAGCTCAAGCCGTTACAGGAACAAAAAGCTATTTTGCTTGAAGAAGGCGGAGCTAATGACTACCATCATTTCCTGCACGCAGCAGAGCAATATCGGAAAAGAAAGCAGCTTCTCGAAGAATTGGAGCATTTTCATGTGCAGGTAAGAGCCATTCTGCCAGACGGAAAGTACAGCTCAGTAGAAGTGGAATATGAGCAGGATAGAGTGGAGCAAGTGATTGCCAAACTTGAAACGGAACAAGAGGCTGTGGAGGAGGAGCTAGATAAATGTCGACAGCACGCCGCCACGCTGCAAGTTAAGCTTGCTGACCTTGAATCGGACACAACAGCATCAGCAGCTTATCATGAGCTGCAGCGGCAGAAGCAAGTGCTGACAGCGGCTGGACGAAAGTGGGCTGTACGGAAACTTGCTTACGATATGCTTTCACAAACAAAAAGAACGTTTCAGGAAGAACGATTTCCGAAAGTCCTTAGAGAAGCGAGCAGTTTGTTTTCTCAGGTAGCAGATCAGTATGGCGGGCTGGCACTGACAGAAGCGGGTAGTTTGGTTGTGAAAGATCGATACAGCAGGGACATTGCCTTGGGACAGCTTTCAAGAGGCACGATTGAGCAGCTTTATCTTTGCATGCGGCTTGCACTCTCCCGACATCTTGGTATGCAGCAGAGCTTTCCGTTATTGATTGACGACGCATTCAGCCATACAGATATTGAAAGAAGAGGGCGCTTTCTTCCTATACTTCAGGCTGCTGCGGATGTGCAGCAGATTATTTTATTCACGTGGGAAGAACCGGCACCTGAATGGACTCAACAGTCTAAATTGCTTCAGCTTGAAAAAACGCAGAAAACTGGTTCGTTGTAG